agcggtggacgtggtgttccttgactttagcaaagctttagacacggtctcccacagtattcttgccagcaagttaaagaagtatgggctggatgaatggactataaggtggatagaaagctggctatgttgtcgggctcaacgggtagtgatcaatggctccatgtctagttggcagctggtatcaagtggagtgtcccaggggtcggtcctggggccggttttattcaatatcttcataaatgatctggaggatggtgtggattgcactctcagccagtttgcagatgacactaaactgggaggagtggtggatatgctggagggtagggataggatacagagggacctagagaaattggaggattgggccaaaagaaatctgatgaggttcaacaaggacaagtgcagagtcctgcacttaggacggaagaatgcaatgcaccgctacagactagggaccgaatggctcgacagcagttctgcagaaaaggacctaggggttacagtggacgagaagttggatatgagtcaacagtgtgcccttgttgccaagaaggccaatggcattttgggatgtataagtaggggcatttgcaagcagatcgagggacgtgatcgttcccctctattcgacattggtgaggcctcatctggagtactgtgtccagttttgggccccacactacaagaaggatgtggaaaaattggagagagtccagcggagggcaacaaaaatgattagggaactggaacacatgacttatgaggagaggctgagggaactggggatgtttagtcttcagaagagaagaatgaggggggatttgatagctgctttcaactacctgaaagggggttccaaagaggatggctctaggatggttctcagtggtagcagatgacagaacaaggagtaatggtctcaagttgcagtgggggaggtttaggttggatattaggaaaaactttttcactaggagggtagtgaaacactggaatgcgttacctagggaggtggtggaatctccttccctagaagtttttaaggtcaggcttgacaaagccctggctgggatgatttagtcaggcaTCAGTCCttctttgagccgggggttggactagatgacctcctgaggtcccttccaaccctgatattctatgattctatgataccctaAGTCACTGGACCCTTGCCTTTCATCCCCACAAGTAAGGCATGGTTATGCATGGGGAGCTTGGAGTCAGGCTCCCGCGACACCAGGACGCAGACCTCTCCAGAGGTCTCAACCCTCCCAGGTACCCAGTCCCTCAGGTCTGGAATGCACAAAAAGTTTCTGTAAAACAGATgaaggaccccccaccccaatccccaacATGCCATGCCCCACCTGCCGATCCCCCATGTGACCTGCCCCATCCTGTCCCCCACATTCCGTGCCCCATCCCCCACGTTCCATACCTCATCCCACCACATCCATAATGATCTATGCCGTCTCCTCATTCCAAATGTTCTCTGATACTCACTGGTTCTTTCCCACATCCATCCATAATGTAACACACTCATGGGCCGCCACTGTCTCTCCACATCCCATCGAGGCCCGCTCCATATCAGACATGCTGCGTTGCCATGccctccacccccctcacccTTCCCAGGGcattcaggaggtcatctagtccaaccccctgctcaaagcaggaccaatccccaatttttgccccaaatccctaaatggccccctcaaggattgaactcacaaccctgggtttagcaggccaatgcttaaaccactgagctaaccctcCCCCAATAGGTAGGGGCAGTGCCAGGCTCTGGAGAATTGCCCCTCAGAAAATGGGGtttgtgaggggagggaggatgtGGTGGCTGGAGGAAGCAGGCACTCCCAATCCCATTACACCCTCAGTCCCTTGGTGACTGTGTCATAATGCCCGTCCCATGATGAGGTGACTGCTTGTCCCCTGCTCCTCCACTTGCAGCCCAGGAGCtttcccagaatcctttgcagcAGTTGCCCAAGAGCTTTCTAGGCACTCCTTGGCCTGTCTCCCCCGTGGGGTCCGTCCCTCGGCGAGGGGCTGGCCAGGGAGTGCATCGACTTGCTCCAGCCTGGCTTGTCAAACTGGCCTGAggcttagggtgaccaggcagcaagtgtgaaaaatcgggacggggggggggtaataggcacctatataagagagagagccccaaatattgggattgtccctataaaattgggacatctggtctccTTACTGAGGCTGGAGCGGGTGCGGGCCCTACCCTAGAGAGGGAGATGGTCTGCAGATGACTAGGCTGTACACGTGGAGGGGGCGGACGGGGACAGGCAGTGCTCAGAGGTTTGTGACTTGAGCCTGAGCAGCCCAAGCCTTTCACGCTCCAAATAACGCAGCGGGGAGGTTTGTGGGTGCCCCAGCTAGAGccgaggggagggaaggggtgtgtggATGTGTTTGCTTGCAGTATATTATTCAGCCACTAGTGTCAGGGGTGTGTGgttggttgtggtacatgtattCAGACACTAGATGTGTGcgtgtgcatatgttgtttagaCACTGGTGTGTGTTAGCTTGCCGTACATTATTCCGGCACTGGGGTTTGTCTTTGTGGCACGCTATTCAGATACGGGGCGGGGGGTGCTAGCTTTCGGGATGTTGTTCAGCCACTAGAGGTCTCTGTGCCATCAGGCGCCCTGGCAACCAGGCCGGGGGCGGCTGGGCCGGGGCTGTGGGACGGCCATCCACTGGGGGCAGGCTGTTATCCCGCATAGCGAGGGGGAGCCCCAGAGAGGACTGAGGCGAGAGGGCCCCCTCTCCTGCTCGCTCCAGCCTGTGACTTGCAGCGGCCACGGCCCCCCACCCTTCGCGTACCCCTCATTTGCTGAGGGGCCTGGTGGAGACACTCCCATTGCTCCCTAGGCTCCTACCCTCCAGTgcccgggggggggctgaggAGGAGCCCAGAGCCGGTGCCGGGGGGAGCAGGTGGCTTTGCTGTGCACCCCACGCCTGACACTGCCTGTCTGTCCTTTCCAGGAGGAGTGCGAGTTCTACCTGTCCGTCCATCAGTTCATCGTGTTGCCCTTGCAGAGGCAGAGGATGGAGGCGCTGAACTGGTAAGGCCCTCTGCTTGTGCGGCACCTGCCAGCGCGCACTTCCCCCCTCGCTCAGTTTGCAGCTGAGGATGGGGACCCCAGGGGGATCCCACGCCCCCAAGGCAAAGCCAAGAGATTGCCAACGGTGCATCAACTGGCCTGTGTGTTGCATGGCTGTGCACGGGGTTGATGCCAGAAAGACCCTAGTATCGCACCCTCCAACTTCTAATTTTATCACCCCCACCTCTAGGAGCTTGTGGGGTTAGCAGcagcccacccacccacccacccacccacccacacacacacacacacacacacacacacacacacacacacacacacacacacacacacacacacacacacacacacacacacacacacacacacacacacacacaagcgcAGCTCTCGTTGCACTGGGGTGAGAGCTGCAGCGGTGCACCAGCCATCTGCTTACAGGGGAAGAGGTTCAGCCTCTTGCTTGTGCTGAGGGATCAGGTTGTTCGCAGCATATCTAGCAGCTCTGATTGACTCTCTTCTTCTGCCTGCCTGCGGGAgacagggaatgggggagagCAGCTGATAGCTGGGGATTTCCCTGGAGAGCAGGGTTCTTCCCTGCAGGCCTGTCACAGAGACAGAAAACCACCCTCTGTGTGGGAACTGCATAGAGTTGGTGGGGCTGGGATCCCATCTGCCTCTTTACCCCTCAGAGGCCCTGCGGCAGCGCACCTCACTCAGTCTCCATGCAGCTCACGGCATGGCCATTTCTTGCAAATTTATGGTGGGTCATGGAATTGAGGCCCTGGCTGCAGATGCTGTGAAAAGCTTCACCCATCATATGCTTTttggaaagcaaaataaatatatgAGAAACTCTTCCCAGACAAGGCTCTGGCCGGATGGCAGGTTTGCTAAACTGCATGCTCAAACTCCTAGGCCTTCCAGGGATGATATTTTTGTGCCTTTGCTATGGTCTTGAAAGGAGTAactatcattcaccattttcccAGATAAGCTACATGCTTGCAGAAGATCACTTTAGGCAGAGCGGGGCATAGAGCCCAGGTGTCAAACAGAGCGGAGTTAAGTTTCAACCACTTTGCCACACAACCTTCCATAAGGAACTTCTCCAGTGAGATGCCTTTGTGACCCACACTAACACAGTACAGGGCTGGGTCACCCTTTAGCAAGTAGACCATGTACAGAGGTCTGAGTCTACTACTGCTTCCATGCTAAGAGATGTGGTCCTTCAGGTCAAGTGGGTGAGCCTCTTATTTTTACATCCAGCGATCCCAGGTCCATTCCTCACAGAGCACCTGAGCAGTGGCGCTGGGCTGGGCTCTCTCACCACAATCTTCTCTGAGGCTGGAAACAGAAACTTAGAATCCTAGGGCCAGGTTCTCAAAGTGTTTTTAGGCACCGAacatccatttatttcaatgggagttaggcacctaaataccttttgggGATCTCAGCCTGAATGCCTAGTGTCCCCTTGCAGTCCCTCAAATACTTGGCGTCAGACTTGGGTTGCGGTCTTTTtaacttcctctgcagcatgagaaGTGGAGATCATCTGGtcatatctcacttaatcaatcTCCTGCCGCTGCCGGGGCCTCAGATATTGATTCACCTAGGTCcatcctgttctctgcctgtggccccCAGTAGTTTAGTCTCCTGATGACTGTAATACTTTGATGTAATTATGGTTGTTGGATTTACTGTGCAAGTGGCTGGGTGTTTTGGTGGCCTATGCTAGAGAGGAGATGGGACTAGAAGAGGGTCCCCTCTGGCTTTGAACTCCAGAACATTACGATTTATGTACCCCGCTAGCAATACGTGATGGGCCGGTCCATAGCTTGTTCGCTCTTCAGGGCAGgcactgtctcttactctgtggctgtacagtgcccagcccaacggggctctgatctcagttgggttCTCTATTGCGAGCTCCCGCCCAAGAGGCTAAAACCGCCTCATTCGCTATTTGAGAGAGTTGGCCATAGGGTGGCGCGctatgagggcagaatttagaaGACAGACTAAAAATCACAATTGAATCTTaaaactcatgattttggggctaattttatagaatcatagaaacaggctggaagggacttcaagggGATCACCTaggccagccccctgccctgaggcaggaccaagcaaacctagtccaacctgttcttaaacctcCAGCGACAGGGattgcacaacctcccttgggCATATTGCAGAAtttaactaccctgagagttagaaagtttttctaatatctaacctacatctccctggctgcagattaagcccatcactTCACTGGgcatggagagcaattgatcaccatcctctttataacactcCTTAACATCATGAAGACTGTAATGAGGGCCTCACTCAGTCTTTTCTCCAGGCTAAAGATGCCCagttgttttaacctttcctcacaggccaGGTGTTCTAACCCTTTTTGGGGTGTCTGACTCATGGGCTTTGAACCTGCAGGGCTGGCCATTCTGCGCTCCCTGCAGAACCCCTTAGTACTTCTCTGGCCCAGCTGCTTGGGCACTGCAGAGGTTGAAGGCATGTAGTCAGTCATTGAGGCTTTCACTAGCCCCCTGTGTGATGGTTCTCTAAACCCCTTATATGCTCCGTGTCCCTGGGGGCTCTCTGTAGCTCTAAACTGCTGTTCTCCCCCTGGCTTTAATCACATCACCCTTGGAGGAACTGCACTGATATGAGCCAGTCTGCCAGAGGGAGATACTGTGCAAGTTAGATGTGGTTGTCTTTATGACCATCCCATGTGTTCTAGCTCATCTGCTCTtttggggaggggatgagggaaGGGGGAGATGAAGCCTTCAGGGAAATAGCGCTGCTTGCTATAGCGAGGGCAGTGCCTTGTGTGGGCATGTGGGGTAGGCTGCTGCACCGGTAATCAAGACTCTTTGTTGTTCCAGTAATCAGGAGCCCTCGATCCTCCAGAAGATAAAGGAACTGTGGCAGTGAGTACATGGCCCAGTTATGGCGCCATTTTCCCGACTTGCCGAGATCTGTGCTAGATCAGGGCATGGGTAGTGCTGACTAGTGAAAGGAGGTGCATGTTTACACAGCTTCCAGTGTGTGGGACTCCTGTGTCACAGGCTGTGATTGAGCTTGGCAGGAGTCACCAAAAAAAGCCATGGTTTTCATGGCTGAGTGTGTTCATAGTTGGGATGAAATGTTAAGGTGTGAGCCCTCGTGCTTCAGGGCGTGAGGAAACTTCCCCTACTGGCCATGTATTCCTCCTGAGTGAGCAGTGGCTCGGAGGGGTAGAGGGACCATTGCCTTGCTTGTGAATGGCTCCCTTAGGGCGCAGGAAGGCAGCTCCTGCTCTGCTGAGACCATGCCTTACAACTTCCACTGCTCACCTCCTGTTTGGGGTTTGTTGCTGAAGAGCAGCACGCTCCCTGCTTCATATCCCCGAGGAGGAAGTTGGGCTGAAACAATAGGGTTAGCTCCCCTGTGTCTCAGTGCAAGAATCGCACCTGGAAGAGTAGGGCTAGTGCATTCCTGGAAAGGCCCATCTCCTCGAAGTGCACTGCTTTGCTTGTAGCAAATTGGTATAGTGAGCCTGCCAGAGTGAAAttgctcagagagagagaggccagggACTGGCTCTGATTCCCACAGGGGCTCAGTCTTGGGGCACTCCCCCTGGCTCTGGTTTCCCTGTTGGGCCAGGGGGCACTGCATGAGCTTTGTAAGGTTTTCTGTCATGTGCTGGCCAGGGAAGATGTCTGGAGCCTGACCCTGGGATCTGTGGTGTTTGACTGTTGCAGGAGAGGCCTCACCCTGAAGAACATTTCCTCCTCAGGTATGGTGGGCATGGTGATCGGAGaggctggggggtgcgggggggcggtGTTGTTGACCTGTGTGAAATTAGTTGGTGGATCTCAGTTCTCAGTCCACCttacacagacctctgccacaaTGGCACTAACTGCCCGCCTCGTCGGCCATCCCAGCAAGGAGTTGGATGTGGTTTAAAGACTGACCTGTGCTCCGGAGTTGTCTGCTCTGGGCGGGGCTGAGGCGTGCTGGCTGAACAGCATGGGCAGTGTGCCCTGATGCTGCCAGGGCTCTCGGTGGATAAACAGGACTGAGGGCTTTGTGGATGTCAGTGCAGCTACTAAACCCACTGAAAACACGGAGCCCGGGATCCTTGCCCTCATCTGTGCTGCAGTCAGAGAACCACTCTGGAGCAAAGGGCTGTAAACCCAGTCAGGCCAGGGGGAGGCCCTTAGTCTTCACTAAGCGCAGGGAGTTCGGCCTGAGGATTTGCTTGCCACATTTGGCCACACTACACTGGTATCCAAAGGAGGTGTGTTTTCCCTGAGGTCAGCCTGCTCTGCCCAGCCttccctctggcactgggtggcTGCCTGTGGAACTCTCAGCAGCACGAAATGGTCTTAAGAGTTTGGTTAATAAACAGCCCAGATTCATATTAACTCCCCTGGCCCAGAAGTGATGTCCTTGCTGGTGAAAGGGGCCTGATCAACAGCCCTGGCACTGGCCATCCTGTGTGCCTTCACAGAGCATGGGCAGTGCCCCCTTCTACCTCGCTCCTACACAGGAGTGCCACGTCACTGCACTGATTATAACTCTGCTCCTGTTGGGCAGCCTCTGACTCGTCTGCATTCTAATGAATCAGCCCCTTGCCTCTCTGTGACAGGCAGCAAAGTGGCTGGCACGAGGCCGTGGTGTGCTGTGGGCGCCTGTCCATCAGGAACTGCACTGAGATGCCCCCATCCTGGCTCTTAGCacccctgctgttccagtcctgggtcTTCCTGGAGCCAAAACTAACACACAGCTGAGGGCTCGGAGCAGACCCCATCCAAACTCTTCTTGCCTTCCCCAGTGCCTTTGGGTtgcccccttctgccccagaGCCGGCGGCATTTCGTGCTCAGTAATTCTTGAGCGGTAcatcctttgcaaagtgctttggtgATCCTGTGTGATGGAAGGTGCTGTGGGAATGTAAGACAAGTTTGTTGCTAGGAGCAGAAAGGAAGTACTGAGAGCTGTTTGTACAAAATAGCTTCTCCAGGCTCTCCGTGTGTGTCACAGCTAGGCTCTGGGCTTGCGGCCTCGGGCCTGTTGACGTGGGCACGTCTGTCTCCCTATAGGGACCTCGGTGTCTCAGTTAATGATCGACATAGGGCAGAGACGGCTCAAGGTTTTGAAGCAGAATGTCGAGGATTGCCTGGATTTACTGGACCCAAGTGAGGTGCCAGCCATAGGGGAGAGGCTCCCTGTCACCAACTGGGAGGCAGAGCGCAAGAGAGAGGAGGtcagtcctggctgccagcctgtCCTGGCTGTGCGTGTGTCCAGAGATCTGGTTCGGGGCCAGGCGGGGTTGAGGGGCGATGGTGGGGCTCTTCTCGCAGAAGAAAGAGGTAAATCCTTCGACCTTGGGAGGGAAGGACCCAGTTGGAGGGAGTGAGGGTGGCTCTTGCTGTGGCATACAGGCTTTTGGCATTTCTTGGGATAGTGCTGCATTGCGTCGGGTTCCCAGAGCTCACGCGGGATGCTCAGACCTAAGAGTTAAAATCAGCTCTTCCGGGCTCACTCTCCTGGTCTGGGGAAGAGCTCCTGGTTTTCCCAGTGATGCTAGGAGCCCCAGGGATGGGTCAGTGTGCCGGGCTGCCTGGACTCCCTGTCCATCTGTCTGTGGAATAGAAGCTGGCTAACAGTTCTCTTTTCAGCTGAGTAAGGACGTCTTTACAGTACCAGCCAACTTCCTGGTGATCAGCCCAGAGGAGAAGGAGGCGATTCGTGATGCCTGCCTGGCAGGTCAGTACCACAGCCATACCTACAGGACGCAGACTGTGCACAACAGTCTGCTGTTTCTGGGCTTGGGCTCTGCCTGAGCGCCTTGCAGACCTGATTTTGAGAGCTGCAGGCTCTCAGTCAGAGCTCCCTGCGTGTTAGCAGGCTCCCCGCTGGCTGGGGCTCTCCAGAAGCGTGCCCAGGTCTCAGTGAGGCACCCTCTGCCTGACACTCTCTCCGCTCCCATCCCTCATGAGCTTTCTGCACCAAGAGCTTTCTGCACCAACCGGGTCTGCCTCTCAGGGGTGGCtctggaatgggggcagggctcccGAGCCGCATGGTTCAGTCAGGCCCTGCCTGCAGGGCTGCGCTCTCTGGGGATGTTGGTCCACGTGGCGTGGGATGGCAACTGGCATTCCAGTCCCTGGCCTGGTCCTTCACAGATGCAGCTAGAATGAGATGCTTCCTCTAGCCAGGGGATTTGCGAACCCTGTAATCATCCCCAGTGGAGACTGGGAGGCTGCAGTGGAGCTCTTCCCTGAGGGGTCCTTgtggttctgggggggggggggggtttaggcTGCTCTCGGGGAATGAGCTGAGTCAGCGAGAGGCACCCAGAGTGTGACGGCAACCCCCCTTTTCCTGCAGGAGCTCCTCACACTGTTCCTGGGAGTAGCTGCCTTGACAGGGACCCGGATGACCGTAGCGTAGTGTCATGCCCCAATGGTGAGTAGAGGAACCTGAGCCAGTGGCCACTGTTCCTTGCTGAGGCCTTTCGCCTGGCCTGCAGTTCTCCAATCTGTAGGGCTGTAGTCTAATTTCATTCTCGCTTTTGGCAGACCCTAGTGCGATGTCCCGAAGTTTGGACGTATCCCTGGATAATCCCTGGGACAAGCTTCAGTCAGTGTCCGTGACTctgtcatcctctttggaaggtGAGTGCACACATTTCCCTACAGCATCTCCTGTTGCAAGTGGAGACcgtctttccttctctctctgtgtctgtacaCCTGGTATCTTACACCTTCTGGAGATACAGGGTCAGACAGGAAGAATTGTGTGCTCACGCGCACGCAATTTATAAGCCTTGTTACCACCATCACACTTGAAATTGCACACTCACTTCTGCATACGCAGTTCTTAAAATGTGGCCCATGATGTGTGCACGTGCAGgggatgaggatggttttcaggaaGGTGCAGCCTGAATCTCTTTGATGTATTCaggtgcctgtgtgtgtgtgtgagatagcGTTTGCCAGTCCACCCATCTGCATGCACCAAGGGTGATAGACTTTATCTCCCCCCATAAATGGCTGATGCCCTTGCACAatattggtggtacctgtatcatggtagtgcctaggaaccACGGAGATCaacaccccattgtgctaggtgctgtacagacacagagtaaTAGACTAACTCaacaagacagacacaggctgggggcGGAGGATAGCGGGCGTAGTGAGCAGCGGGATCAGtgacagaagctgggacaggATCAGCTAAACGGAAAAACACCAGAAGGGAGAGGGGATGTGGAATGAGTCGGGGCGGGGCAGCCTGTACAGCAGGGAGAGACTCTGTGAGGGAGGGTGTTGgtgcaaacagccaatcagcacggAGGAGAAAATGCCCAATAGAACCTGGATAAGACACTTGAAGGACACCTCCGGTAGCCAAGAGTTGCTGTAGCAGaaccaacgaggagtccttgtggcaccttggagactaacacgtttatgtgggcataagctttcatgggttagaacccacttcatcagatgcatggagtggaaaagaCAGTAGCCGGTATATATACATactacatgaaaagatgggagttgccttaccaagtcgggggtcagtctaacaagacaattcaattaacagtagaataccaagggaggaaaaatcacttttgtagtggtaatgagggtggccaatttcaaacagctgacaagaaggtgcgagtaacagtagggggaaatttagtttttgtaataacccatccactcccagtctttattcaggcctaaccTTCTCCTGCCAACTTTGCCATCACTGGCCCCTGTGGATAGTTCCCCTTTGGAATTGTCCTTCTCCAGCTGccttcccagccccagagagGTGGGACAGGCTCTGCCCATGCTGCTGTCTCCTGCCCTCGTCCACAGAGAAAGTTGTGTTTTGTTCTCTTTTGTCAGAGAAGTCCCTTATCCAGCCCAGCCTGCCAAGCACACAAGAGGCCCAGCTGGCAAGCTCTGCAGAGGAGGCGGCTATCACGCAGCCTGACAGCAACACCCCAGATTTCTTGGAGCCTTCCAGCCAGAAGTCCCCTTCTACCTTATCCCAGGGTGAACCAGTGAAGACTGTATCCCCATCACTGCTGTCCTACAGCAGTACACGTGCCCCAGAGGTTGCCAGTCAAGGAACAGCTGCTGCCACATTCCAGAGGGCACCACATGTGGACAAAAACCGTGATGCCAGCCATGACATTCCCTGCGGCCAGCCATCTGGGGCTTTCCAAACCAATCTGTGCCCTTTCTCTCCTGCTCTTCCTATTTTGGGCAGCATCAACAGCAGAGCAGCACCCCCTGCAAATGGAGGGCAGGCTGATCGTGGTGGCCTGGCTTCCCTCCCAGATGTGGGGAACAGTGGTCTGACAAGCTCTCAAGGGGACGCTGAGCtagggagtggagctgggggaaaAGATCTGTGCAGGAGCAGGCAGCACAGGGTGACTAAGAGAAAGCTGCTGGTGGATGACAATAAGGTCCATGACCAGGTTTTGCCCAGCCCAGGCAAAACCCATCAGAGAGCACAGAGGAAACCTCCCCATGCGGATGTGCCCATGGGGGACATGCGCTGCATGGACAGGAAGATAGTGGGCCAGAACCCAGGTATGGAGTTGGTGAGTGCTCAGAGAGCCAAGAAGAGCAGGCAGGAGCAGGCCGGGCCAGCTCAGGAGCCTGCACTGCCTGGGGACCCGGAGAGGCTGCCAGGAAGGGGGAATGAGACAGCTGCAGTCGGGAGCATGGCTACATCCAGGCCAGGCCAGCAACAGGTAAAGATTGAGAGGCTCATTGTCACTTCTTAGTTTTGTCTTAGTGTCCCACAgtctcctgtctcccagccccaaggccctgccttgTAGCCACCAGCCTTCCAGCtgagaagaaaagggaagggcTCCCTCTGAGGCTGTCTGCCTCTCCCTTGCTGGGTCTGAGCTTTCTTCCCCTGCAAGAGTCCTGCTCCAGGAGCAAGGGGTCTGTGTCAGCCCACGTCTGCCAGGGAACTGCCCTCTGCCAGGCATTCCCAATAGTAGCCATTGCTCCTGTGCCA
This genomic stretch from Lepidochelys kempii isolate rLepKem1 chromosome 12, rLepKem1.hap2, whole genome shotgun sequence harbors:
- the ACD gene encoding adrenocortical dysplasia protein homolog isoform X1, translated to MREAEGQEKPPPRDLAPPGLAGRQVSGLSVCYLQRPTIFQAKNSDRIPECEGMQRLEDERRWLAVPKVYVLQPWILNLLMKYEQVEPRNTQVPGHILNVVSDLKAADQGSAAVLHISDGSYYIRVVVSLEAMQMAECVQLQSGFSSIIGRIIILQKYMVCFQEETKAEECEFYLSVHQFIVLPLQRQRMEALNCNQEPSILQKIKELWQEDVWSLTLGSVVFDCCRRGLTLKNISSSGTSVSQLMIDIGQRRLKVLKQNVEDCLDLLDPSEVPAIGERLPVTNWEAERKREELSKDVFTVPANFLVISPEEKEAIRDACLAGAPHTVPGSSCLDRDPDDRSVVSCPNDPSAMSRSLDVSLDNPWDKLQSVSVTLSSSLEEKSLIQPSLPSTQEAQLASSAEEAAITQPDSNTPDFLEPSSQKSPSTLSQGEPVKTVSPSLLSYSSTRAPEVASQGTAAATFQRAPHVDKNRDASHDIPCGQPSGAFQTNLCPFSPALPILGSINSRAAPPANGGQADRGGLASLPDVGNSGLTSSQGDAELGSGAGGKDLCRSRQHRVTKRKLLVDDNKVHDQVLPSPGKTHQRAQRKPPHADVPMGDMRCMDRKIVGQNPGMELVSAQRAKKSRQEQAGPAQEPALPGDPERLPGRGNETAAVGSMATSRPGQQQYVKTTPFQYTYKAPTPDLCARVNSTSLPKGKSMTRCLDLNSQLTGSQCFLRGTSLPGFQLKIPTSKGREDVLDSANCLDLVIKDSEA
- the ACD gene encoding adrenocortical dysplasia protein homolog isoform X4, with the translated sequence MNCKNRQVSGLSVCYLQRPTIFQAKNSDRIPECEGMQRLEDERRWLAVPKVYVLQPWILNLLMKYEQVEPRNTQVPGHILNVVSDLKAADQGSAAVLHISDGSYYIRVVVSLEAMQMAECVQLQSGFSSIIGRIIILQKYMVCFQEETKAEECEFYLSVHQFIVLPLQRQRMEALNCNQEPSILQKIKELWQEDVWSLTLGSVVFDCCRRGLTLKNISSSGTSVSQLMIDIGQRRLKVLKQNVEDCLDLLDPSEVPAIGERLPVTNWEAERKREELSKDVFTVPANFLVISPEEKEAIRDACLAGAPHTVPGSSCLDRDPDDRSVVSCPNDPSAMSRSLDVSLDNPWDKLQSVSVTLSSSLEEKSLIQPSLPSTQEAQLASSAEEAAITQPDSNTPDFLEPSSQKSPSTLSQGEPVKTVSPSLLSYSSTRAPEVASQGTAAATFQRAPHVDKNRDASHDIPCGQPSGAFQTNLCPFSPALPILGSINSRAAPPANGGQADRGGLASLPDVGNSGLTSSQGDAELGSGAGGKDLCRSRQHRVTKRKLLVDDNKVHDQVLPSPGKTHQRAQRKPPHADVPMGDMRCMDRKIVGQNPGMELVSAQRAKKSRQEQAGPAQEPALPGDPERLPGRGNETAAVGSMATSRPGQQQYVKTTPFQYTYKAPTPDLCARVNSTSLPKGKSMTRCLDLNSQLTGSQCFLRGTSLPGFQLKIPTSKGREDVLDSANCLDLVIKDSEA
- the ACD gene encoding adrenocortical dysplasia protein homolog isoform X7, whose translation is MQMAECVQLQSGFSSIIGRIIILQKYMVCFQEETKAEECEFYLSVHQFIVLPLQRQRMEALNCNQEPSILQKIKELWQEDVWSLTLGSVVFDCCRRGLTLKNISSSGTSVSQLMIDIGQRRLKVLKQNVEDCLDLLDPSEVPAIGERLPVTNWEAERKREELSKDVFTVPANFLVISPEEKEAIRDACLAGAPHTVPGSSCLDRDPDDRSVVSCPNDPSAMSRSLDVSLDNPWDKLQSVSVTLSSSLEEKSLIQPSLPSTQEAQLASSAEEAAITQPDSNTPDFLEPSSQKSPSTLSQGEPVKTVSPSLLSYSSTRAPEVASQGTAAATFQRAPHVDKNRDASHDIPCGQPSGAFQTNLCPFSPALPILGSINSRAAPPANGGQADRGGLASLPDVGNSGLTSSQGDAELGSGAGGKDLCRSRQHRVTKRKLLVDDNKVHDQVLPSPGKTHQRAQRKPPHADVPMGDMRCMDRKIVGQNPGMELVSAQRAKKSRQEQAGPAQEPALPGDPERLPGRGNETAAVGSMATSRPGQQQYVKTTPFQYTYKAPTPDLCARVNSTSLPKGKSMTRCLDLNSQLTGSQCFLRGTSLPGFQLKIPTSKGREDVLDSANCLDLVIKDSEA
- the ACD gene encoding adrenocortical dysplasia protein homolog isoform X6; protein product: MKYEQVEPRNTQVPGHILNVVSDLKAADQGSAAVLHISDGSYYIRVVVSLEAMQMAECVQLQSGFSSIIGRIIILQKYMVCFQEETKAEECEFYLSVHQFIVLPLQRQRMEALNCNQEPSILQKIKELWQEDVWSLTLGSVVFDCCRRGLTLKNISSSGTSVSQLMIDIGQRRLKVLKQNVEDCLDLLDPSEVPAIGERLPVTNWEAERKREELSKDVFTVPANFLVISPEEKEAIRDACLAGAPHTVPGSSCLDRDPDDRSVVSCPNDPSAMSRSLDVSLDNPWDKLQSVSVTLSSSLEEKSLIQPSLPSTQEAQLASSAEEAAITQPDSNTPDFLEPSSQKSPSTLSQGEPVKTVSPSLLSYSSTRAPEVASQGTAAATFQRAPHVDKNRDASHDIPCGQPSGAFQTNLCPFSPALPILGSINSRAAPPANGGQADRGGLASLPDVGNSGLTSSQGDAELGSGAGGKDLCRSRQHRVTKRKLLVDDNKVHDQVLPSPGKTHQRAQRKPPHADVPMGDMRCMDRKIVGQNPGMELVSAQRAKKSRQEQAGPAQEPALPGDPERLPGRGNETAAVGSMATSRPGQQQYVKTTPFQYTYKAPTPDLCARVNSTSLPKGKSMTRCLDLNSQLTGSQCFLRGTSLPGFQLKIPTSKGREDVLDSANCLDLVIKDSEA